A single region of the Leisingera thetidis genome encodes:
- the fmt gene encoding methionyl-tRNA formyltransferase has protein sequence MRIIFMGTPDFSVPVLDALAEAGHEIAAVYCQPPRPAGRGKKDRPTPVHTRAAALGLEVRHPVSLKSAEEQEAFAALQADVAVVVAYGLILPQAVLDAPKHGCLNIHASLLPRWRGAAPIHRAVMAGDAQTGICIMQMEAGLDTGPVLLREATAIGAEETTARLHDRLSQMGAGLIVEALSRLPELAPEVQPREGVTYAEKIGKGEAQIDWSLPAAEVDRKIRGLSPFPGAWCEIGGQRVKLLASRLAEGQGAPGEVLDDSLTVACGGGAVQLLRLQRAGKSAQDPDVFLRGFPVPKGSRL, from the coding sequence ATGCGCATCATCTTCATGGGAACGCCCGACTTTTCGGTGCCGGTGCTGGATGCGCTGGCGGAGGCCGGGCACGAGATTGCCGCCGTCTACTGCCAGCCGCCCCGGCCTGCGGGCCGCGGCAAGAAGGACCGTCCCACCCCCGTCCACACCCGCGCCGCGGCCTTGGGGCTGGAGGTGCGCCACCCGGTCTCGCTGAAAAGCGCGGAAGAGCAGGAGGCCTTTGCGGCCTTGCAGGCGGATGTGGCGGTTGTTGTCGCCTACGGGCTGATCCTGCCGCAGGCGGTTCTGGATGCGCCAAAACACGGCTGCCTGAACATCCACGCGAGCCTGTTGCCGCGCTGGCGCGGCGCGGCGCCGATCCACCGGGCGGTCATGGCGGGCGACGCGCAGACCGGCATCTGCATCATGCAGATGGAAGCCGGGCTCGACACCGGCCCGGTACTGCTGCGCGAGGCCACTGCCATCGGCGCCGAGGAGACCACCGCCCGGCTGCATGACCGGCTGTCGCAAATGGGCGCGGGGCTGATTGTGGAGGCCCTGAGCCGCCTGCCGGAACTGGCACCGGAGGTTCAGCCCCGCGAAGGGGTCACCTACGCCGAAAAGATCGGCAAGGGCGAGGCGCAGATCGACTGGAGCCTGCCGGCGGCGGAAGTCGACCGCAAGATCCGCGGGCTGTCGCCCTTCCCCGGCGCCTGGTGCGAAATCGGCGGCCAGCGGGTCAAGCTGCTGGCTTCGCGCCTGGCGGAGGGGCAGGGCGCACCGGGCGAAGTGCTGGATGACAGCCTGACGGTTGCCTGCGGCGGCGGCGCGGTCCAGTTGTTGCGCTTGCAACGGGCGGGCAAAAGCGCGCAGGATCCGGATGTATTCCTGCGCGGCTTCCCGGTTCCCAAGGGCAGCCGCCTGTAA
- a CDS encoding GlsB/YeaQ/YmgE family stress response membrane protein codes for MPIIALIIIGAAAGFLATRLMRLETDIITTVCIGIAGAIIGGLVLRALLAVMGFMAGFVGAVLGALVLIWCWQRYLGK; via the coding sequence ATGCCCATCATTGCTCTGATCATTATCGGCGCCGCGGCAGGGTTCCTTGCAACCCGGCTGATGCGGCTGGAGACCGATATCATCACCACAGTCTGTATCGGAATCGCCGGGGCGATCATTGGCGGGCTGGTGCTGCGTGCTTTGCTGGCGGTGATGGGGTTCATGGCCGGGTTCGTCGGCGCGGTTCTGGGCGCCTTGGTGCTGATCTGGTGTTGGCAGCGGTATCTCGGCAAGTGA
- a CDS encoding glycosyltransferase family 2 protein, which translates to MTQDSGRSGAPKVVVVTTMKDEGAYILDWISHYKSIGVSDFVIFTNDCSDPTDHILRCLHRKGVIEHRFSRVMRRGPHKSALMWAEYEPKVSEADWVLVIDVDEYLQINGGDGTLPGLLAERQDADAVSFVWRIFGNAGIGAVDHPPVPQAFALAEPAAGQPGEHRFFKTAFRNNGKFNRMGVHRPFLAVKPDEVNWQLADGTRLPEDELEGALYVRGSYGYSAAQLNHYALRSRDGFLNKKARGRANHFTSALEPGYWHKFDRNEEEDRRLADNFSTALQIKEDLLRDASLREFHEMAQVWHRRKGRKARISEEGQAFLGQLESSRKTA; encoded by the coding sequence ATGACACAGGACAGCGGCCGGAGCGGCGCGCCGAAGGTGGTGGTTGTGACCACCATGAAGGACGAAGGCGCCTATATTCTCGACTGGATCAGCCATTACAAGTCGATCGGGGTCAGCGACTTTGTCATCTTCACCAATGATTGTTCAGATCCCACGGACCACATTCTGCGCTGCCTGCACCGGAAGGGTGTGATCGAGCACCGCTTCAGCCGGGTGATGCGGCGCGGGCCGCACAAAAGTGCGCTGATGTGGGCGGAATACGAGCCCAAGGTGAGCGAGGCCGACTGGGTTCTGGTGATCGACGTCGACGAATACCTGCAGATCAACGGCGGCGACGGCACCTTGCCGGGACTGCTGGCAGAGCGGCAGGATGCCGATGCGGTGTCCTTTGTCTGGCGCATATTCGGCAATGCAGGGATCGGTGCCGTGGACCATCCTCCGGTGCCGCAGGCCTTTGCTCTGGCGGAGCCCGCAGCAGGCCAGCCGGGAGAGCATCGTTTCTTCAAAACCGCGTTCCGCAACAATGGAAAATTCAACCGCATGGGGGTCCACCGCCCGTTCCTGGCGGTGAAGCCCGATGAGGTGAACTGGCAGCTTGCCGACGGCACACGCCTGCCGGAGGACGAGTTGGAAGGCGCTCTGTATGTGCGCGGCAGCTACGGATATTCCGCGGCGCAGCTCAACCATTATGCGCTGCGGTCGCGTGACGGGTTCCTGAACAAGAAAGCCCGCGGCCGGGCGAACCATTTCACTTCTGCGCTTGAGCCGGGCTACTGGCACAAGTTCGACCGGAACGAGGAGGAAGACCGGCGGCTGGCGGATAACTTCTCAACCGCATTGCAGATCAAGGAGGATCTGCTGCGGGATGCCAGCCTGCGCGAATTCCATGAAATGGCGCAGGTCTGGCACCGGCGGAAGGGCCGCAAGGCAAGGATCAGCGAAGAGGGCCAAGCCTTTCTCGGGCAGCTCGAAAGCAGCCGCAAAACCGCGTGA
- a CDS encoding TauD/TfdA dioxygenase family protein codes for MQVLPLTGGLGAELTGADICDPGQFPALQEAFARYSVIVIRGQDHVTPEDHLAFARRFGPIDVNRFFKSVDGYPEIATVLKEADQKEAVGEGWHTDHSYDQEPAMGSILRAVEMPPYGGDTVFASTAQAYDTLSPPMQAFLETLSAWHSSSHVFGAAAADSEAVRSGRLGNADAATQTVCHPVVIRHPLSGRKCLFVNPVFTTRIRELSEAESDALLHMLYAHCQQPELHCRVRWQQGDVTMWDNRATWHKAINDYHGFRRFMHRVTVQGCAVAGSMG; via the coding sequence ATGCAAGTACTTCCCTTGACCGGCGGGCTAGGCGCGGAACTCACTGGGGCCGATATCTGCGACCCCGGCCAGTTCCCGGCGCTGCAAGAGGCCTTTGCCCGCTATTCTGTGATTGTCATCCGAGGCCAGGATCATGTGACACCGGAAGACCATTTGGCGTTTGCCCGCCGGTTCGGCCCCATTGACGTCAACCGGTTCTTCAAATCCGTGGACGGATATCCGGAAATCGCAACAGTGCTGAAGGAAGCAGATCAAAAGGAGGCTGTCGGCGAAGGCTGGCACACCGATCACTCCTATGATCAGGAACCGGCAATGGGGTCCATTTTGCGGGCCGTCGAGATGCCCCCCTATGGAGGCGACACCGTTTTTGCCTCGACCGCGCAGGCCTATGACACGTTGTCGCCGCCGATGCAGGCGTTCCTGGAAACTCTTTCAGCCTGGCACAGCTCCAGCCACGTCTTTGGAGCTGCGGCCGCGGACAGCGAAGCAGTCCGGTCCGGCCGCCTGGGCAACGCAGACGCCGCAACCCAGACCGTCTGCCATCCGGTGGTGATCCGCCATCCGCTCTCCGGCCGGAAATGCCTGTTTGTGAACCCGGTCTTCACAACCCGGATCAGGGAGCTGTCAGAGGCGGAATCGGATGCGTTGCTGCACATGCTCTATGCGCATTGCCAGCAGCCTGAACTGCACTGCCGGGTCCGCTGGCAGCAAGGCGATGTAACGATGTGGGACAACAGGGCCACTTGGCACAAGGCCATCAATGACTACCATGGCTTCCGCCGCTTCATGCACCGGGTTACCGTTCAAGGCTGCGCGGTCGCCGGCAGCATGGGCTGA
- a CDS encoding LysR family transcriptional regulator produces the protein MLNFTLRQLEHLAASARTGSIAAAARELGVTAAAVAASLGKLEEASGLVLFDRFPAQGVRLTAAGRAVLETAEGLLSLGQALQVQMRGLEDCSSGHLRFACYHALAYVFAPEILLQHRQRWPKVALEVFEGSFEQIQRQLETAEADLALAYDQGFEARGLEIELLMRVRPKVLLPAMHPFASRQALRLTDLTDIPYILVKESGPGRSYLDMLRRAGLDPTVALTTRSYELARSCVGKGAGFTLMAFQPPNPRTYHNDKVVAVPLADGLEEIPIVLAARPGVMKGPLASAFAATCRDVLRAACVH, from the coding sequence TTGCTTAACTTCACTTTGCGCCAGCTTGAACACCTAGCGGCATCGGCCCGCACCGGCAGCATTGCCGCTGCTGCCCGGGAGCTTGGCGTGACCGCTGCTGCGGTTGCGGCGTCTCTTGGCAAACTGGAGGAAGCCAGCGGCCTGGTACTGTTCGACAGGTTTCCTGCCCAGGGGGTACGGCTGACCGCAGCGGGACGCGCGGTACTGGAAACGGCAGAGGGCCTGCTGTCGCTGGGACAGGCGCTGCAAGTGCAGATGCGCGGGCTGGAGGACTGCAGCAGCGGCCATCTGCGCTTTGCCTGCTACCACGCGCTGGCCTATGTCTTTGCCCCGGAGATCCTGCTGCAGCACCGGCAGCGCTGGCCCAAGGTGGCGCTTGAGGTGTTCGAAGGAAGTTTCGAGCAGATACAGCGGCAGCTGGAAACCGCCGAGGCGGACTTGGCGCTGGCCTATGATCAGGGGTTTGAGGCCAGGGGGCTGGAAATCGAACTGCTGATGCGGGTGCGGCCGAAAGTGCTGCTGCCGGCCATGCACCCTTTTGCCAGCCGCCAGGCGCTGCGGCTGACGGACTTGACGGATATCCCCTATATTCTGGTCAAGGAGTCCGGGCCGGGGCGGTCCTATCTCGATATGCTCCGGCGGGCGGGGCTGGATCCGACGGTTGCGCTGACCACACGGTCATATGAACTGGCCCGGTCCTGTGTCGGCAAAGGCGCAGGCTTTACACTGATGGCTTTTCAGCCGCCAAACCCGAGAACCTACCATAATGATAAAGTTGTGGCAGTGCCTTTGGCGGATGGGCTGGAGGAGATCCCGATTGTTCTGGCCGCGCGGCCCGGTGTGATGAAGGGACCGCTCGCCAGCGCGTTTGCGGCAACCTGCCGTGATGTGCTGCGCGCAGCTTGCGTGCATTAA
- a CDS encoding trimeric intracellular cation channel family protein produces the protein MTFLALLDYASVLVFALTGALVASRAQLDIVGFAFVACLTALGGGTMRDLLLDRNPVFWIGNPSYILLAALAAIAVFFTAHLLESRLRWVVWLDSFALAVAVPAGTGAALALDSPPVITVLMGMATGTMGGLMRDVVCNEVPLVLKQGELYITCAMAGAITAVAAIWLGIELQFALLACAGVCWVLRAGSLLFGWHLPVYKSRPPRS, from the coding sequence ATGACCTTTCTGGCATTGCTGGATTATGCCTCGGTCCTGGTCTTTGCCCTGACCGGCGCGCTGGTGGCCAGCCGCGCACAGCTGGATATCGTCGGCTTTGCCTTTGTTGCCTGCCTGACCGCGCTTGGCGGCGGCACGATGCGGGATCTGCTTCTGGACCGCAACCCGGTGTTCTGGATCGGCAACCCCAGCTACATCCTGCTTGCGGCGCTTGCTGCCATAGCCGTGTTCTTCACGGCGCACCTGCTGGAAAGCCGCCTGCGCTGGGTGGTCTGGCTCGACAGCTTCGCACTGGCGGTGGCAGTTCCTGCCGGCACCGGTGCGGCTCTGGCGCTGGACAGCCCGCCGGTGATCACCGTCCTGATGGGTATGGCGACCGGCACCATGGGCGGGCTGATGCGCGACGTGGTCTGCAATGAGGTGCCGCTGGTGCTGAAACAGGGAGAGCTCTACATCACCTGCGCCATGGCTGGCGCAATCACGGCGGTGGCCGCCATCTGGCTGGGCATTGAACTGCAGTTTGCACTGCTGGCCTGCGCAGGCGTCTGCTGGGTGCTGCGTGCCGGGTCCCTGCTGTTCGGCTGGCACCTTCCCGTTTACAAGAGCCGCCCTCCACGCAGTTAA
- the rnhA gene encoding ribonuclease HI, with protein MAELFAYTDGACSGNPGPGGWGVLLRAMDGGEIVKEKELQGGEGETTNNRMELLAAINALESLARPSTITVVTDSAYVKNGVTGWIFGWKKNGWKTSSKKPVKNVELWQRLDEAQRRHKVTWEWVKGHAGHPENERADELARAGMAPYKKKKSA; from the coding sequence ATGGCTGAGCTGTTTGCCTATACCGACGGCGCCTGCTCCGGCAATCCCGGCCCCGGCGGCTGGGGCGTGCTGCTGCGCGCGATGGACGGCGGGGAGATCGTCAAGGAAAAGGAACTCCAGGGCGGCGAGGGGGAGACCACCAACAACCGGATGGAGCTCCTGGCGGCGATCAACGCGCTGGAAAGCCTGGCGCGCCCGTCCACGATCACCGTGGTCACCGACTCGGCCTATGTGAAGAACGGCGTCACCGGCTGGATCTTCGGCTGGAAGAAAAACGGCTGGAAGACCTCCAGCAAGAAGCCCGTCAAGAACGTCGAGCTGTGGCAGCGGCTGGACGAAGCCCAGCGCCGCCACAAGGTGACCTGGGAATGGGTCAAGGGCCACGCCGGCCACCCGGAGAACGAACGCGCGGATGAACTGGCCCGCGCCGGCATGGCGCCCTACAAGAAAAAGAAAAGCGCCTGA
- a CDS encoding class I SAM-dependent methyltransferase, with product MSDRQTLEVYTEAAQAYADGFARADDSFHDPDFEAFTSLLPAGARILDLGCGPGHWAARFKAKGFEVSAMDASAGMAALAKSDFGIDVEVAAFEALESGNGFDGVWANFSLLHAPRADLPGHLARIHRALNPGGIFHIGMKLGDSEGRDKLGRFYAYYSEDELKNLLKDAGFSVTRSRRGNGQGLAGGVETYVILTAHG from the coding sequence ATGAGCGACCGGCAAACACTGGAGGTCTACACTGAGGCGGCGCAAGCCTACGCGGACGGCTTTGCCCGCGCCGACGACAGTTTCCACGATCCGGATTTCGAGGCTTTCACATCCCTCCTGCCGGCCGGTGCCCGTATCCTGGATCTGGGCTGCGGCCCGGGCCATTGGGCGGCCCGCTTCAAGGCCAAGGGGTTTGAGGTTTCGGCCATGGACGCCTCTGCCGGGATGGCCGCACTGGCAAAATCGGATTTCGGGATCGATGTGGAGGTCGCCGCATTTGAAGCACTGGAGAGTGGAAATGGCTTTGATGGCGTCTGGGCCAACTTCAGCTTGCTGCACGCGCCGCGCGCTGATCTCCCCGGGCATCTGGCCCGCATCCATCGTGCCTTGAACCCCGGCGGCATCTTCCATATTGGCATGAAGCTCGGAGACAGCGAGGGGCGTGACAAACTGGGACGTTTCTATGCCTACTACAGCGAGGATGAATTGAAGAATCTACTGAAAGACGCAGGCTTCAGCGTAACACGGTCCCGCCGCGGCAATGGCCAGGGGCTCGCCGGCGGCGTTGAAACCTACGTGATCCTGACCGCCCATGGCTGA
- a CDS encoding LysE family translocator, whose protein sequence is MITLHFLITAFVVVLAPGTGVIYTLALGLGQGWRASIWAAVGCTFGIVPHLAAATLGLAAVLHSSALLFQIVKAAGVAYLLYLAWQALRSGGALAIRSDRSSLPGWKIAWRGALINILNPKLSVFFLALLPPFLSGTPASATLEMSVLGLVFMAMTFAVFVLYGLFAAQARTYLLNSERVLKWMSRGFAAVFAGLAARLALERA, encoded by the coding sequence ATGATCACCCTGCACTTTCTGATTACCGCCTTTGTTGTCGTTCTCGCGCCCGGCACCGGTGTCATCTACACACTGGCCCTGGGCCTTGGCCAAGGCTGGCGCGCCTCCATCTGGGCCGCGGTTGGCTGCACCTTCGGCATCGTTCCGCACCTCGCTGCCGCCACGCTGGGGCTGGCGGCGGTGCTGCACAGCTCCGCCCTGCTGTTCCAGATCGTCAAGGCCGCAGGCGTTGCCTATCTGCTGTATCTGGCCTGGCAGGCCCTGCGCAGCGGCGGCGCCCTGGCGATCCGCTCGGACCGCTCCAGCCTGCCGGGTTGGAAAATCGCCTGGCGCGGGGCCTTGATCAATATCCTGAACCCCAAGCTGTCGGTATTCTTCCTGGCGCTGCTGCCGCCTTTCCTGAGTGGCACTCCCGCCAGCGCGACGCTGGAAATGTCGGTGCTGGGCCTGGTGTTCATGGCGATGACCTTCGCTGTCTTCGTGCTCTACGGTCTGTTCGCTGCCCAGGCCCGCACCTATCTTCTGAACAGCGAGCGGGTGCTGAAGTGGATGAGCCGCGGCTTTGCCGCCGTGTTTGCAGGCCTCGCTGCCCGGCTGGCGCTGGAACGCGCCTGA
- the ispH gene encoding 4-hydroxy-3-methylbut-2-enyl diphosphate reductase: MTKPALTLYLAAPRGFCAGVDRAIKIVEMAIGKWGAPVYVRHEIVHNKFVVDSLRDKGAVFVEELDECPDDRPVIFSAHGVPKSVPAAAEAREMIYVDATCPLVSKVHIEAQRHAEAGLQMIMIGHKGHPETIGTMGQLPEGEVLLVETAGDVATVEVRDPDRLAYVTQTTLSVDDTKGIVAALVERFPNIIGPHKEDICYATTNRQEAVKSVAPKADALLVVGAPNSSNSRRLVEVGAKNGCEYAQLVQRAENIDWRALEGIRSVAITAGASAPELLVNEVIDAFRARYDVTVEVVETAVETVEFKVPRVLRQPA; encoded by the coding sequence ATGACCAAGCCAGCCCTGACCCTCTATCTTGCCGCGCCGCGCGGCTTTTGCGCCGGTGTCGACCGCGCCATCAAGATTGTCGAAATGGCGATCGGGAAATGGGGCGCGCCGGTCTATGTGCGCCATGAGATCGTGCACAACAAGTTCGTGGTCGACAGCTTGCGCGACAAGGGCGCGGTGTTTGTCGAGGAGCTGGACGAATGCCCCGATGACCGGCCGGTGATCTTCTCCGCCCATGGCGTGCCCAAATCGGTGCCCGCCGCCGCGGAGGCGCGCGAGATGATCTATGTCGATGCCACCTGTCCGCTGGTCTCCAAGGTGCATATCGAGGCCCAGCGCCACGCCGAAGCCGGGCTGCAGATGATCATGATCGGTCACAAGGGCCATCCCGAAACCATCGGCACCATGGGCCAGCTGCCCGAGGGCGAGGTGCTGCTGGTGGAAACCGCCGGGGATGTGGCCACGGTGGAGGTGCGCGACCCGGACCGGCTCGCCTATGTCACCCAGACCACCCTGTCGGTGGATGACACCAAGGGCATTGTGGCGGCGCTGGTGGAACGCTTCCCCAATATCATCGGCCCGCACAAGGAAGACATCTGCTATGCCACCACCAACCGCCAGGAGGCGGTGAAATCGGTGGCCCCCAAGGCGGATGCCCTGCTGGTGGTCGGCGCGCCGAACTCTTCCAACTCGCGCCGTCTGGTCGAGGTCGGGGCCAAGAACGGCTGCGAGTATGCCCAGCTGGTGCAGCGCGCCGAGAACATCGACTGGCGCGCGCTGGAGGGCATCCGCTCGGTCGCCATCACCGCCGGAGCTTCCGCCCCGGAGCTGCTGGTCAACGAGGTGATCGACGCCTTCCGCGCCCGCTATGACGTGACGGTCGAGGTGGTTGAGACCGCGGTGGAAACTGTGGAATTCAAAGTGCCCCGCGTCCTGCGGCAGCCCGCCTAA
- a CDS encoding NYN domain-containing protein, with the protein MFYKDERLALFIDGSNLYAAAKALGFDIDYKLLRQEFMRRGKLLRAFYYTALLENDEYSPIRPLVDWLHYNGFTMVTKPAKEYTDSLGRRKVKGNMDIELTVDAMELAPRVDHIVLFSGDGDFRPLIASLQRQGVRVSVVSTIRSQPPMISDDLRRQADNFIELEELRDVIGRPPREQSEPRSATVAHG; encoded by the coding sequence ATGTTTTACAAAGACGAACGGCTCGCGCTGTTCATAGACGGGTCAAACCTTTACGCCGCGGCCAAGGCGCTTGGGTTCGACATCGACTATAAGCTTCTACGGCAGGAATTCATGCGCCGCGGCAAGCTTCTGCGGGCCTTTTATTACACCGCTCTGCTGGAGAATGACGAGTATTCACCGATCCGGCCGCTGGTCGACTGGCTGCATTACAACGGCTTCACCATGGTCACCAAACCGGCCAAGGAATACACCGACAGCCTGGGCCGCCGCAAAGTCAAAGGCAACATGGATATCGAGCTGACTGTCGATGCCATGGAACTGGCGCCGCGGGTGGACCATATCGTGCTGTTCTCCGGCGATGGGGACTTCCGCCCGCTGATTGCCAGCCTGCAGCGCCAGGGCGTGCGCGTCTCGGTGGTCTCGACCATCCGCAGCCAGCCGCCGATGATCTCTGACGACCTGCGCCGCCAGGCCGACAATTTCATCGAGTTGGAAGAACTGCGCGACGTGATCGGCCGCCCGCCGCGCGAGCAAAGCGAACCGCGTTCGGCTACGGTTGCACACGGCTGA
- the folK gene encoding 2-amino-4-hydroxy-6-hydroxymethyldihydropteridine diphosphokinase, translating into MAGNRKTSLIALGGNLPADANAPQVTLSKAINALQSEDITLRCVSRFFQTPCFPAGAGPDYVNAAVAVETSLAAEELLARLHAVEAQFARVREQRWGMRTLDLDLVDHGGQVLPDEAGFGRWLGLPLERQMQEAPGQLILPHPRIQDRAFVLVPLADIAPRWRHPVLRKTAAEMLSELPPEDVAEVKPL; encoded by the coding sequence ATGGCCGGAAACCGGAAAACGTCGCTCATCGCACTTGGCGGCAACCTGCCAGCTGACGCTAATGCGCCGCAAGTCACCTTGTCAAAAGCTATCAATGCTTTGCAGTCGGAAGACATCACGCTGCGCTGTGTCTCCCGGTTCTTCCAGACCCCCTGTTTCCCGGCCGGGGCCGGGCCGGATTATGTGAACGCCGCGGTGGCAGTTGAAACCTCCCTGGCGGCCGAAGAACTGCTGGCGCGGCTGCACGCGGTCGAGGCGCAGTTTGCCCGGGTGCGGGAGCAGCGCTGGGGGATGCGGACGCTGGATCTGGATCTGGTCGATCATGGAGGGCAGGTGCTGCCGGATGAAGCGGGCTTTGGCCGCTGGCTGGGGCTGCCGCTGGAGCGCCAGATGCAGGAGGCTCCGGGGCAGCTGATCCTGCCGCATCCGCGCATTCAGGACCGTGCCTTTGTGCTGGTGCCGCTTGCCGATATTGCGCCGCGCTGGCGCCACCCGGTGCTGCGGAAAACCGCGGCAGAGATGCTGTCCGAACTGCCGCCGGAAGATGTGGCGGAAGTAAAGCCCCTGTAA
- the rpoZ gene encoding DNA-directed RNA polymerase subunit omega, which translates to MARVTVEDCVDKVPNRFELVMLAAHRAREISAGAPITVERDNDKNPVVSLREIADETQSADDLRERLIESNQTQIEVDEPEEDSMALLMGADNDKPADDDMSEEKLLRALMEAQGQG; encoded by the coding sequence ATGGCCCGCGTGACGGTTGAAGATTGCGTAGACAAGGTGCCCAACCGCTTTGAGCTGGTGATGCTGGCGGCGCACCGCGCCCGCGAGATCTCGGCGGGTGCCCCGATCACCGTTGAGCGTGACAACGACAAGAACCCGGTCGTGTCCCTGCGCGAAATCGCCGATGAGACCCAAAGCGCGGATGACCTGCGCGAGCGCCTGATCGAGAGCAACCAGACCCAGATCGAGGTGGACGAGCCGGAAGAGGATTCCATGGCTCTGCTGATGGGTGCGGACAACGATAAGCCCGCTGATGACGACATGTCGGAAGAGAAACTGCTGCGCGCGCTGATGGAGGCCCAGGGCCAGGGCTGA